The following is a genomic window from Rutidosis leptorrhynchoides isolate AG116_Rl617_1_P2 chromosome 8, CSIRO_AGI_Rlap_v1, whole genome shotgun sequence.
ttgtccttttgacacaagtttatgcatcttcatcatatgagatgatgaagacttgatttttatcaccataaaaatcataaaaaggttcaaaGTAAGTTAGATCTACaatacttagatctcaagtattaagaaaccctaagctagaaagcttggatctttacaagattaatgagaccataagctagaaagctaagatctagtaaaagtaatgagaccataagctaaaaagctaagatctttaacaaaataatgaaaccctaagctataaagcatggatctttaatgttcttgaagatccttaaagcaaaaggctagatctacaagttacatgaagatcataaacacaagttttgatcttttaacaaaaataaagtgatcttaagctatagagCTTAGATCCATTaatataatgaagattcaaagctagaaagcttgaatctttcatgtttttgaaggattcaaatcaaattttgaatcttcaagatataacaagatcacgAAGCTAAAAATCTCGATCttttagtgatgatgatgatgtcgaaaataagaagaaaagaagaaaaagaagaaaatttgaaacttacactttttagagtgagaaggaCTAGAGAGAACTagggagtaagtgtgtgtaaaatgtgaatgagatcaagtgtgaaatggaaggaaatagcttggtatttatagtggataATGGTGGTGTTGGCCGTGGGGTTTGGAGGGGACAAGGGGAACACATTTTTGCTTTTTGGtaagtggtggtctaaaggtggtgcttattgttaggatcccatgcaacatttgtgataatggtgaacaaaaatgctagtatgttggcttaacttagtgggtttttgtcttacatttatatgggtcataatccatttaacattgggctaattaaatagtccattagctagagtagggtggtcttgagtccaacaaggtagaaagtccaacaagactaactagtgagcataagtaaattactaaacgtaattaagcaaccaaaaacccaagtaattgtaattaggaaataacaattagtattacgtagttgtaatattccaattacgacaaaagttaaacgtatatcaaaacatatagctcgttctaaacgtcaagtgacactaacggtcataaaagcattcgaggatcaagttaagtaactaagtacttaatggcacgttgtatggtattaacgaaagtaattaatcatgaaataagatcccagattataaaccaacacagtacgcacaaatacgcagtttcgcataaagtaacaagcacaaaagtaagtcgaaaaaatcTGGTCGTTACAAGTTATACGGGTCAAATTAACCCAAATGGATACTCTTTAAAAATGTGAGATATATACTGAAAACATATGTATTTCAACTCTTTTGGCTCGAAAGCCACGTGTCTTACAACTCTGTGTGAACTTGGAAGTCAAATAAGATGTGTGCCTAAATACTATAAGTTAAATATAGTTGATGTATGTAATATGATAGAACATATATTGCTATAACAGAATCACACAACAAATAACATCAAAAAAAAAATAGATCAAATGGAATTATTAACAATCAAATTATTTCAAGGATATATGCGAATCGAATACGTATATTGACGAATATGTATAAACTAATACATATAGAAGATGAATAATACCGACCTATGACCATTCCCGATTAACCTTCGTTATGAGTTTATGACTATTGCCACCAAAACAGTATCTGAATCAGCCACCACCGCTGCGTCCACCGCCGAATCAGACACCGCTGCTTGAGCCACCGCCACTATGACAACAAAACACAAAAAAAAGTATAACAGCTATGTAATTAAAAAAAATCATGTTGTTTCCTATTTGTGGTTTTGACAAGTACCTTCGCCATATTTCTCAAAAGGGTATGACCAGCGTTGTTGCAAGTGTTCATGCCACCATGGTGCTTTATTTCTTAAAAACCAACATTGTTATGACAAAAAATTACCTGCTACAATCTTTTTCAATTGTTTCATACCCACGTCCATCTTGAAGGTCTTTTGAATTTCTTTTCGCAGTAGTTTTAACTTTGATCCAAGAATGTACTCAGAGCAAATagaaattaaaatagaaaaactcAGAGAAAATAATTCACTATAAAAGAAAATGGGAAAACTTAATAAATCAAATATTTTGATGAATGCTGAAAATACCTGGATGAAGGACACTTTCCTGCGATATGATACCTAATCCCGCAATTGTTCTCGGAACGTGACAGTGAAAATGAATTAGCGTGTTGCAACCCATCATTTTAACGGCCGTTTAAAACATATTTACACTCGACAACACCAAACATATAATATACCATTTTAAAGCTTTTGGGAATGCTTTCTATCCTAATTAATAGTTTTCATCCAAACTCAACCATTTTCAAGTTACGGGCCCGCAAAATAGGACAGAGAGTCGTTTTAACACTTTTACCCAAAATGACACCAAAGATAGTTGATAACCCAAACTCTTATCCAACGCATCCGTATGACCCAAAATCACTTCACAACTTTAAAATAACATTATAAATCTATGTACAACTTCAAATATGCAAAAATAATGTAAACGGGTCAAAATCAACAATTATGACCCAAATGAATCGTAAACCACTCTTTCGAGGTCTGAACATTTAACATGCACATGTAACATAGTTAGTCTCATAAACAAATATACATACTAAAGTAGATGGTGCTTAGATATATTGATGATCCTGGCCTAATATCCTCGACATCATTTCAAACCAAATGGCAAGACACTTACTAAACTATGCATAAGAGAATATCAATTCATGTATTGTGAACAAAACCCTTTCCCAACACCAATAATGCAGCAAACTTTGCCATGTAGTTGAAATTTTATTAACGTCTTAGCTACTTATAAGATAACCTTGCGACCATAGCCTATAATCTATAATCGAAGTCGAGGTACCATAATCAAGAGTTTATACCCAATACATGGACTCTAATCTGGACATTACCACTTGCATATTAGATTAGGTGTCCAATGAGTCTTGTTATAAATCCAAACCATCACATATCATGttgaatatattaaaaaaaaataataataataatttactaaccTGTGGTAACTCTAACTACTAAGATACTGGATTTCTGATATCAAAAACTGTACATGGAACTATAACAAAAGAGACTTTAGATCAACTATCTGAGAAAAAAAATGAGAGAACATCAGAAGAGTGCGGTAAGACTTTAAACTTTAAAGTGTACATGATGAAGTTAGAAAGTTAGATACACATGGGTCTGGGGTCATGATGATTGTTTCTTATTTGAGAACTTTTGATACAGATCTTTGACAGACCATTTGCTTTCTGAAATTAAAAGACGAATTAAAATAATCAGTTATCTTCAGAAAAGCACAAAAAATACCATCAGCCACTATTTTTGTTATGAATTCCTGATTATTTTATCAATAAACAATTGAACCGGTCAGATAATAACATTCAAGCAAACTAATAAGTTCATCAAATTACACAAATTAGCATAAATTACACAAAGCTTGTTAGTACATTCAAACCACCATAAAATCATATCAAAAATCAAATTCTGTAAATAAAATTTCATTTTAATGTAAGTTACAACACATTTAATCTAAAAGCAGATATTATGTTTAACCTTAACAATCAAAATTAAAAAATTAGCATAAAGTTACCTTATCTTCTTCAATTCTCCTTGACACGCTTACAACGACACATAATCAAGCAACCATAATAACTCGTATACTAAAAAAACAATTGCGGTATCAATTAGTATtgaattttcataaagatccaattgatTATATAGAAATCCTGAAAATCTTTAATTATCTAATGAAATCGATACCTGGTACTTTCCGATGATAGGTGTCGTCAGAATTATCCCAAAAACCGGCGATGGTGCAAGCGAGTTACCGGAGATAATATACAAAATTAGTACTGTTCTGTGTGTTAAATTGCAGCGATTAAATCTGCTGTGGCGGCGAGGTTTATCAGCAATGCTGGAGGACATAATCGGCGGTGTAAATGGTGtgggtgtatataacaaccctcaaaTTTTCATTTTTAAATGAACATTTTTTCCATAGGATTTATACGTGCTACATTAGGCTAATTATTATGAAATGTTAAATAAATTTaatatctaattaatagtatttgactaatttaatcttaactaacttatatttagTCAACTTAATATATACTTCGTATTAGTTAAAGTGATTATTTATATAATGTACTTTAATTAGTGTTCCTTGTATTATAATTATCTTGGATCATCATCATTACGAATATTTAACgaataaataaatacatttaaaaTGTACAAGGACTAGAGCGTATTTAATAAAAATTAACAAATTAAATAAAGTATAGCTACAACTATACCCATAACTAATACTACCTCCGTCTTATTCCAATAGTCgagtattccattttgggctgtcccaaattaatagtccacttccataaatagaaaggaaagaagatatttcattggtggatctggagagagaagatatttcattggtagagaaatgaagttagtgggatttcctaaaactgcgtgttttttgtccgtggactattggaatgagacggaggtagtaactAATAGTAATATAAGATGTTATTAACTAAACTGACTTTAAATCGATTATGTAAGTTAAGTAGTACTAATAATTAATTACGCATTACCTCCTTAGATTACAATTAATAATACGTAAATATAATATGCAAGTATAGTTATGGACTAGAGAAGGATAACAATGCTACAGCCTATCAAATTGCAGGTTCAGTTATAGTCTATAACTAATTCAAAATTTAGAATTAGTTGTTAAGTAGACGTAGTCAAATGTTAACCGGTTGATTTCCTACATTTGTATTTATCTGCCAAACAAACTATAAAAACCAACTTAATAACATTATTTAAAATCAATCGACCCATTTTATCCAAACAATTCGATGACTTATTCTCCAAGTTTGATCCTAAGAGCTTtcataaactaacacaaactctatTCCTAAACTAACTAGAATTCTATCCCAAACTTGTGAAATTTAAATCCTACTCAAACACTAACCCTTGCTCTATAAATATAACCCAAATCCTTCCTATCGATTCCACTATTCCATCGACAAAACTCAAACCTTAAACCCATTAGCTTTACTCATTTCTCTGCTCTTGTTTCTTCTTTTGTTCCGTCGACATCTCACCACCCAAAACCATCGACGTTTGTCGATTACAAAACCCAAACCGAAACACATTCGGTTCTTGTTATTCCCGAGCACGAACCCACATCATCCTATACGTACGAACAAAGCTACGTTGGCCGATCACGTGCTGCTGCTGCTCGCAACTTTCTGTCAATCCCGAAGCCCACCAACTCACTCGATCGTCTCTTTTGTCCAACCCGAAGGTATAAAATACAACCCAAACTTCTTAAATTTAATACCAATATATTAAAGTCACTATAATTTTTAATGTTATGAATATGAATGAAACGATATTTATAaattatactagtgaaatgacccgtgaaatcacgggtttgtttaaatgaaacagtttaacgatgtgttttatgtattaagtgaacttaaatgctaaagtcatttagtttaatgacccgtaaaactacatattccgactaagaaacttgtcattgtttttacaaatatattgatatacttaacttagtcagaataaacgaactacatttattctcccaccacttactttcaattttcatcacaattatgtTTTTCCTTATCATAAAatttacattacaacattttattaagACATTGTAttttgcatacatatgtaacgcaattaatcccgtaaagaaaacctatatttaaataataataataataataataataataataataataataataataataataataatataataataataataataataataatactccctccgtccgacTACAAGTATCCAgttactttttgcacaaagttctaggaaattccactaactccattctccaccaatcagaaatcttatCTCTCCGAAATAACCTCTTCTGATTGATTGAAATATCAATTAGATACTTgaaatgggacagcccaaaatagaaaggtggatcattatcattttcattattgtagtAATATCgttgtatatatatgtaaatcagtaTTGTTATCTCATCATATTGTTGGTCAAAACAATAACTGAAGTGCTACTGGTGATGTGAGCAAAAAAAAGTAAACAATTGTAATTAGTTAGATATACATATCAATTTTTTGACGAAACGTGATTTATAGTATTCGTAGTCTATTAAGAGAAATTAACAACAATAAAAAAAGTTTCAGTCAGCTAAAGATATATAAAGATAACTAATAGTGATTACATTATGTATTCTCACCTTATAATAGATTTATACCGTTGAGGATTAGATGATTAGCATGTATTGATTTATAGTAGTTAATATCATAGTACATAGCTCAGAGAAGAAAAAAAAGCAAGCATGAATAATTGTCTGTTAAAAAAATTTAAGAttgaataaataagtaaatatgatgagtttatatgtttaaaatgggctcatatgatataatcatatttaagtgggtaaatatgttattattaaagttaagaagggtatatatgataaaaactttaaataaataataaaatatttaattgatattaatgacatcatcaagatggcttagatctttttttctttttatttttgattttttcttaacaaaaaaaatagcctaataataacattatcattatagcattttaatagaaactatagatacgtATGTTATCTTCTTGTAAATTTACAACTtagaaaaaaattaaattaaaagagCAAAAGGTACTCTGTTTTCCTTTGTTTGCGTGAAACACATAACCAAAATAAAGAAGATGGTGGATTTATTTAAAAGTTACGTAAATAGCCCCTAGCTTATCTATAGTTTTATAAAagctaataaaaaaaatattaaaaattacggAGTAATTTGATCATACTATGTACGTGAAGGAAATTGAGAGTTTTATCAATTTATGAATCTAGTCCCTGTACTATCTATAAAGGTTATAATATTAGTAAAAGGTTTTCTTAAAATTTTGTTTTTTGTTGTTGTACGTCGACTTAAAGAGAATTCAAAGGAATTtggattattattttttttattttttttacattcctTGACATATATGTTAAATTACGAATTGAAAATAAAGCTTATGATTATTGATATGATAACAAATGAATAAAAGGTGATTAATATTAAAAGCTTGATTATGTTTGTTAGTTGAAATTGGTAAAGATTATGAGTTAGTAAAATCTATAAAAGAATATGAGATATGATATGAACATATATATGAAGATTAATATATTTTTAATGTATCATCCATATAATAACTAAACACATATGTGCGATATATTATTGTACAAACATATACAACGTACACATAATATATATAGTAAGAATAATTTATAGTTATGTAACATAAACATGTATATAACATTAAAAATatatacaaagactacaaacatcatcgCTACTTGAAGGTAATAAAAGTATATACAAGTTTATGTTACATAACTATAAATTATTCTTACTATATATATTATGTGTACGTTGTATATGTTTGTACAATAATATATCGCACATATGTGTTTAGTTATTATATGGATGATACATTAAAAATATATTAATCGTCATATATATGTTCATATCATATCTCATATTCTTTTATAGATTTTACTAACTCATAATCTTTACCAAATTCAACTAACAAACATAATCAAGCTTTTAATATTAATCATCTTTTATTCATTTGTTATGATATCAATAATCATAAGCTTTATTTTCAATTCGTAATTTAACATATATGTCAgggaatgtaaaaaaaataaaaaaaaataatccaAATTCCTTTGAATTCTCTTTAAGTCGACGTACAACAACAAAAAACAAAATTTTAAGAAAACCTTTTACTAATATTATAACCTTTATAGATAGTACAGGGACTAGATTCGTAAATTGATAAAACTCTCAATTTCCTTCACGTACTTATGTATGATCAAATTACTccgtaatttttaatatttttttattagcTTTTGTAAAACTATAGATAAACTAGGGGCTATTTACGTAACTTTTAAATAAATCCACCATCTTCTTTATTTTGGTTATGTGTTTCACGCAAACAAAGGAAAACAGAGTACCTTTTGctcttttaatttaatttttttctaAGTTGTAAATTTACAAGAAGATAACATacgtatataatttataaatatcgtTTCATTCATATTCATAACATTAAAAATTATAGTGACTATTATATATTGGTATTAAATTTAAGAAGTTTGGGTTGTATTTTATACCTTCGGGTTGGACAAAAGAGACGATCGAGTGGGTTGGTGGGCTTCAGGATCGACAGAAAGTTGCGATCAGCAGCAGCACGTGATCGGCCAGCGTAGCTTGGTTCGTACGTATGGGATGATGTGGGTTCGTGCTCGGGAATAACAAGAACCGAATGTGTTTCGGTTTGGGTTTTGTAATCGACTAAACGTCGATGGTTTTGGGTAGTGAGATGTCGACGGAACAAAAGAAGAAACAAGAGCAGAGAAATGAGTAAAGCTAATGGGTTTAAGGGTTGAGTTTTGTCGATGGAATAGTGGAATCAATAGGAAGGATTTGGGTTATATTTATAGAGTAAGGGTTAGTGTTTGAGTAGGATTTAAATTTCACAAGTTTGGGATAGAATTCTAGTTAGTTTAGGAatagagtttgtgttagtttatgaAAGCTCTTAGGATCAAACTTGGAGAATAAGTCATCGAATTGTTTGGATAAAATGGGTCGATTGATTTTAAATAATGTTATTAAGTTGGTTTTTATAGTTTGTTTGGCAGATAAATACAAATCTAGGAAATCAACCGGTTAACATTTGACTACGTCTACTTAACAACTAATTCTAAATTTTGAATTAGTTATAGACTATAACTGAACCTGCAATTTGATAGGCTGTAGCATTGTTATCCTTCTCTAGTCCATAACTATACTTGCATATTATATTTACGTATAATTAATTGTAATCTAAGGAGGTAATGCGTAATTAATTATTAGTACTACTTAACTTACATAATCGATTTAAAGTCAGTTTAGTTAATAACATCTTATATTACTATTAGTTATTAGTTATGGGTATAGTTGTATCTATACTTTATTTAATTTGTTAATTTTTATTAAATACGCTCTAGTCGTTGTACATTTTAAATGCATTTATTTATTCGTTAAATATTCGTAATGATGATGATCCAAGATAATTATAATACAAGGAACACTAATTAAAGTAGATTATATAAATAATCGCTTTAactaatacggagtatatattaagTTGACTAAATATAAGTTAGTCAAGATTAAATTAGTcaaatactattaattagatattAAATTTATTTAACATTTCATAATAATTAGCCTAATGTAGCACGTATAAATCATATGGAAAAAATGTTCATTTAAAAATGAAAATTTGAGGGTTGTTATAGTGTAGGAGCGAGGGTAAAGGAAGAGTGAGAGATCCATTTTATGGCTGATATTTTTTTTAACCCTAATTTATTTAGGAGTGTATAAAATACGGTTGAATCTGGACACGCGTAATTTTGTGGTAATTTTGTAGATTTAATTAGGTGCCAATAACAAAATTACACGTGGATAAAAATCTGAGAGTGAATGACGGATTGACACGTGGCAGTATGCCACACGGTTTGTAAGGGGTAGAGATTGAGATTTTAAATTCTCGAACCAATTACTACCTTATTATACCAGTAGTTAATTCTTATAATaacaaacttttaatacatttgtggattgtaattataaattattaaaataatactTCATACCTCCTACTACAAGTGTCCATTTACTTTTTCCACAAAGTTTTAGAAAATTACATTAACTTTATTATTCACCAATCTGTAGTATTTAATATTTTGCTGAATACTATTTTCGACCTCAAGGCTCAACGTTAGCTCGTTTTCTCTACACttgatattaattaataattattaatattaatagagtcTAAACTAATATTATAAATAGAGTTGTAATTTCTTGTATCTattaatttgcttgaaattcaagtGACCAataagagcgcgacatgtggcgcggaaatcacatgtgattgaaaaagaaaaaaaaattcaatatttaaaaaaataaattcgattttttttataaaaaaaattaaaaattccgaaattattttttttacaatcacacgtgattctgcatgtcaatcacatgtgattttacatttcaatcatatgtgattgtaaactcaatcacatgtgattatgtgtGATAAATTTAATCacatgattgtgcaggtaaatcacatgtgatttaaaaaaaaaatttaaaaaaaaattggaataaaaaaattcaatttttttttattttcaaaaaaccaattttttttttttttgaaaaatgattttttgaattttttttttcaatcacgtgtgatattCGGGTCACATGTTGCGTTCTTATTGGTctcttggatctcaacttaatttatggattcaaatgtatatccatactattaataataataatttgcagaTTATTATCTATGCCCATAATAAAAGGTTGAAGGTTGATACGTGAGCGTTACAAATTTTATCCTTAAATAATTGAGAAGTTATAGGGATTTTGTTAAAGGTTAAACATgaatttgttaataataatcatttatCTGATCATATCCTACACATTTTTACTTCAATAAACCCTACATTAGCAAACAAAAACAACCGACAAACAATTCATTCATTTGATTCATTCTGTAATGGCAAACACATATTTTTTTGTTACATTCCAACTTCAATTCCGACCCTATTTTGCTTCAACGATCCTTTCATTTGCCCAAACTTAGCGCATATCCAGTAAAATGGTCATGCAGTGCCCCAAAAACGAGAATAAAATGCTTAATGATGAACAACAAGTCCCATGCGAAGAACAAGGATATAAGTGGAATGATCAAAGTCAAACTTTCAGATGATAACGATTTCAGAAAAGTTGCTATTGCTGATGATGATATAACTATAGTGATCCGGAGATCAATCAAGAATGTTATATATGCATTGCAGAAATCCGTCCTAAGTGGGGCCCTATTTGTGTTCTTATTgtcgaatcatcatcatcatcaccatgcgTTGGCTGCTTCTGGTGGCCGAATGGGCGGGAGTTCATTTTCGTCTTCGTCTCGTTCATCATCTTCTGGTTCATCATCCTCTGGTTCATCATATTCTGGTTCGTCATATTCTGGTTCGTCGTCGTCCTTTTTCGATTCATCATCGTCTTCTGCTCATCGTCCTTCTTCGTCTTCTTATAATAGTAGCACTCAGACCAGCAGCCCTGACCGCCCAATGACAGAATCAGAGGCTAGGGCTGCTAGGCAGCTACTTTGTGCTATTATTGGCGTTTTTCTTGTTATTCATATTTGGGTGTTTTACAACAAATTGAAAAATAAAGAGGCTTCCAAAAAAAGTATTCTTATGCTTCAGGTATTGATCTGCTATTCAATAATTGATGTCGTTTTCCTCCACTATTTAAATTACACATAATCTATGTATAGCTCATTGATATGAATTGTATCGTAATATAATTTTTGATCTTATATCATAAGGTTGGATTGCTGGGCACGGCTATATCATTGCAAAAGGATCTCAATCAAATTGCGTCGTTGGCTGATACATCCACTCCAAAGGGGTTTCGGTATATATTACAAGGTAACGAAATTACGTTATATGTGTTGGGAATAATTGGTTATATCATGTGTTA
Proteins encoded in this region:
- the LOC139864032 gene encoding FLUCTUATING-LIGHT-ACCLIMATION protein 1, chloroplastic-like codes for the protein MNNKSHAKNKDISGMIKVKLSDDNDFRKVAIADDDITIVIRRSIKNVIYALQKSVLSGALFVFLLSNHHHHHHALAASGGRMGGSSFSSSSRSSSSGSSSSGSSYSGSSYSGSSSSFFDSSSSSAHRPSSSSYNSSTQTSSPDRPMTESEARAARQLLCAIIGVFLVIHIWVFYNKLKNKEASKKSILMLQVGLLGTAISLQKDLNQIASLADTSTPKGFRYILQEATLALLRHPNYCVSGYSSVVVKWSVSDTEKLFNKLSIDERGKFDEETLVNVNNVRKKSATTEKTEMLSNECIVVTIIAAAIGVHKLPPVKSNEQLKEALQKLASIPSENILAAEVLWTPQEENDILTKQQVLEDYPLLHSF